A portion of the Sulfurospirillum diekertiae genome contains these proteins:
- a CDS encoding chemotaxis protein CheX — protein MKQAVIEATENFCSTILCEIPRMVENLGGQFYGSAIALIENECEHIWYLFFEKETLNEIAKNLLFEDNLCEDDLDDLLKEIANQIIGSAKVILQGQNPNSDYQLNMPEFLGNVSAPLPIKLEESLLYTINNSTFVIGR, from the coding sequence ATGAAGCAAGCTGTGATTGAAGCGACTGAAAATTTTTGTTCGACTATTCTATGTGAAATTCCACGTATGGTAGAAAACCTAGGCGGACAATTTTATGGCTCTGCTATTGCTTTAATCGAAAATGAGTGTGAGCACATTTGGTATCTTTTCTTTGAAAAAGAGACACTGAATGAAATTGCTAAAAATCTCCTCTTTGAAGACAATCTCTGCGAAGATGACTTGGATGACCTCCTCAAAGAGATCGCCAATCAAATTATAGGCTCTGCAAAAGTCATTCTCCAAGGACAAAACCCTAACAGCGACTATCAACTCAACATGCCTGAATTTCTAGGCAATGTCTCTGCCCCTTTACCCATTAAACTGGAAGAATCTTTGCTCTATACCATCAATAATAGTACCTTTGTCATAGGTCGATAA